GTACGGCGCGACGGTGCTGCCCGGCGTGCGGATCGGCCACGGCGCGATCATCGCCGCCGGCGCCGTGGTCACCGGCGACGTGCCCGACTACGGCATCGTCGGCGGCAACCCGGCCCGCCTGATCCGCACCCGCTACGACGCCGAGGACGTCGCCCGGCTGCTGGCGGTCGCGTGGTGGGACTGGCCGGCCGAGCGCATCACCGAGCACATCCGCGCCATCATGTCCGGCTCCGTCGCCGACCTGGAAGCGGCGGCCTCGGACGCCCGGGGCAGGTGACGCGGCGAGGGCGCGGCCCGGGGCGCCGAAAATACGGTGCCCCGGCGCGCGGGCGCCGCTAGGGTCGGGGGCATGAACTTCCTTCAGATCTACGGCTGATCGCGTCGGGGCGACGCCCCGGTTCCGCCTCCGCCCGCCGCCGCGCGGCCCTCGGCGCCCGAGTCCCCTCGGTGCCGTGGCCGCGCCGGTCCGGCGTGCCCGTTTCCGCCGTAGACCTGAAATGAGACCCCATGGCTTCCCTGCCCAGCCCGTCGTCCTCCCCGTCCCGCCGCCGTGCCCATATCGCCATGGTCGGCATTCCCGCCGTCAGCCATGTGCTGCCCAGTCTGGCGGTCATCCGTGAGCTGGTGGCCCGCGGTCACCGGGTGACGTACGCCAACGACCCGTCGGTCGCCGACCTGGTCACGGGAGCGGGCGCCGAACTCGTCCCCGTCCCCTCCGGGTTACCGGTCGCCGACAACGCCTGGCCGGAGGACCCCGTCGAGGTGATGAGCGTCTTCTTCGACGACGCCGTCCGGGCGCTCCCCGTGCTGCGCGCCGCCTACGACGACGATCCCGCGGACCTGTACCTGTACGACATCGGCGCCTACGCCGCCCGCGCCCTCGCCGAGTCGCAGCGCCGCCCCCTGATGCAGTTGTCCCCGACCTTCGTGGCCTGGGACGGATACGACCAGGAAGTCGCGGCCCACATCCGGCGGTTGCCGGGCGCCGACGCCTACCGGGCGAGGTTCACCGAGTGGCTCGCCGGCTGCGGGGCGACGACCACCGACGTGGACGCCTTCTGCGGCCCGCCCGCGCGGTCCCTGGCGCTCATCCCCCGGGCGATGCAGCCGCATGCCGACCGGGTCGACACCGGCGTCGTCACCTTCGTCGGACCCTGCTTCGACCAGGGGAAGGCCGCGCAGGACTGGGCCCGCCCGGCGGACGCGGAGAAGGTGCTGCTGATCTCGCTCGGCTCGGCGTTCACCCGGCGGCCCGAGTTCTACCGCCGGTGCCTGGCGGCCTACGGCGACCTGCCCGGCTGGCATGTCGTGCTGCAGATCGGCAAGTACGTCGATCCGCAGGAGCTCGGGGACATCCCGGCCAATGTCGAGGTGCACTCGTGGGTGCCGCAGCGGGCGATCCTCCAGCAGGCGGACGCCTTCGTCACCCATGCCGGGATGGGCGGCTGCGGTGAGGGGCTGACGGCGGGCGTCCCGATGATCGCGGTACCGCAGGCCGCCGATCAGTTCATGAACGCCGACCGGCTGGTGGAACTGGGCGTGGCCCGGCGCATCGACACCGCGGACGCCACCGCCGACGCCCTGCGGACCGCCCTGGAGGAGCTGACGCGGGACGCGGAGGTCGCCCGCCGCTCGGCACGGCTGCGCGCCGAGGCGCGGGGCGAGGGCGGCACCGGGCGGGCCGCGGACCTGGTCGAGGAGATGCTGGGCTGAGCCGCACCGGCCCCCGGAACCGCCTGCTGTGAGCGGCGGCTCCGGGGGCCGGTGCGCGGCAACGTCAGGAGTCCGACGGGGACTTGTAGATCCGCACCGTGGCGGCGATCTTCCGTACCGTCGCGTCCGCCACCTCGCCGTCCACGCCTTTGACACCGACGAACGACCAGGAGACCAGGTCCCCTTGGCCGTTCTCGAAGGCGAAGGTCCACGCCTTGCCGTTCGTGGCGCACTCGGCCGGCTTCCGCACGCCCACGGACCAGGCGCTGCCCAGTTCGCCCCTGATCCCGGAGTCCGTGGTGAACGGCTCGACGGTGCCGGACTTCACCTCGGTCTTGTCGGGCTGGGTGTACATGCCGTACACCCAGGTCCTCGGGTCGGCGCCGGCGATCTGAGCGGTGCTGCGGGCGCCGTTGTTGCGCCTGCTGCCCGCGGTGGCCAGCGGGGTGTCCTCCGGGGTGCCGTCCTTGTTCCCGTCCGCGGAGCACCACGCCGGCCGCAGGGCGGCGGGCGCCCGCATCGCGATGAGCGGCTTGTCGTCCGGGTCGCCGTTCTCGGAGACGTAGGTGACCCAGTCGGGGGTCTGGAGCTTCCACTGCGGCGGGACGTCGAAGGCGATGCCCTGGGCCGGGTTGGTGACGACCTTCCAGCCCTTGACCGTGGCGGTGCGGCCGTCGGCCGCGCGGGGGTCGGCCGTGCTCGGCTGCGGCGGGCCGGTCGGGGTGGGACCCGGGCCGGCCTCGTCGTGTCTGCCGCCGAGGAGCAGGAAACCGGTGATCCCCGCGGCGGCGACGACGGCCGCGGCGGCGACCACGGCGACCAGCCGGGTGCGGTCCGGTCGGCCACCGCCCGGCGGCGGCCCCGCGGGCGCCCCGGCGGGCGGCGTGGGTGCCTGCCGCGGCTGCGGCGGTTGATGGGGGTTCGGCTGGTGGTACCCCGGCTGCTGGTACGGGTTCGGCTGTTCGACCGGGGGCCACTGCGGATCCCGTCCGCCCCCCGGTGGCTGTTCTGGCCACATGCGAGGCAACGATACGGCGGGCTCCGCCCGGCCCCGGCCAGGGGTGGACCGGTCCGCCGCCGGACCGTCCGCGCTCGGGCGCGGCCTCGCGAACGCGGACCGATCGTCGAACTCCACGCTCCCTTCGATGGTTTGGAGGCGACGGCGCATCCGACGAGCCCGCCGGGTCACACAGGCAAACTGTACAGCCCAGGCTGTACAGATTAGGCTGCGGGTCATGAGTGAGAACCCGAGTCCGTCGCCGTCGGCGGTGCAGGCGTCGCGTGATGTGCGCGCGGTGATCAGCCGGCTGCGGCGGCGCATCCTGAAGGCCTCCGAGGCGGAGGACATCACCCTGGGCCAGGCATCCGTGCTGGCCCGGCTGTCCGACAAGGGGAACGTCACGGCGAGCGAGCTGGCCGCCGCCGAGGGGATGCGGCACCAGTCGATGACCTCGATGGTCGCCGGGCTCGCCGCGCTGGGCCTGGTGAAGCGGACCCCGGACCCGGACGACGGGCGGCGTCTGCTGATCGCACTGACGCCGGAGGGCCGCCGCCGGGTGGAGCAGGGGCGGCAGATCCGCACCGAATGGCTCGCGGAGCGGCTGGACCGGTGCACGGAGGAGGAACGCAGGACCGTGATCGCCGCCATGGCCGTGCTGGAACGGCTGATCCATGACTGAGACGCGACCCGGGGCCATGACGAAGACGGACGGGGCCGCCTTCGACCGGCGGCTGCTGCCGCCGATGATGCTGGGCTCGATCCTGAACCCGATCAACTCCACGATCATCTCGGTCGCGCTCGTCCCCATCGGCAAGGCCCTGGGCGCGCCGGCGTCGCAGACCGCGTGGCTGGTCTCCGCCCTCTACCTCGCCACCTCGCTCGGGCAGCCGGTCGTGGGCCGGCTCATCGACCTGTTCGGGCCGCGCCGGCTCTTCCTGCTCAGCACCAGCCTCGTCGGCGTCGCGGGCGTCGTCGGCACCCTGGCACCGAACATGGCGGTGCTGATCGTCGCGCGCGTCCTGCTCGGCTTCGGCACCTGTTCGGGCTACCCCGCCGCGATGGCGCTGCTGCGCAGCGAGGCCAAGCGCACCGGGCGGGACAGTCCCGGCGGGGTGCTGACCGCGCTGGCGGTCGCCAACCAGACCATCGCCGTCATCGGCCCGCTGCTGGGCGGTCTGCTGATCGCGGCCGGCGGCTGGCGCACCACCTTCGCGCTGAACGTGCCGCTGTCCGCCGTGTCCGTGGTGCTGGGCCTGCTCTGGCTGCCCAAGCCGGCCGCCGCCGGGCCCGCGGGGCACGGCCGGCTGGTCGCACAGCTCGACCTGCCCGGCATGGCGCTGTTCGCGGCGACGCTCACCTCGCTGCTGCTGTTCCTGATGAACCCGCACCCGCGCACCTGGTACCTGCTGGTGGTCGCCGCCGCCTTCGCGGCCGGGTTCGCGCTGCGCGAGCTGCGCGCCGCCACCCCGTTCATCGACCTCAGGGTGTTCGGCGGCAACACTCCGCTGCTGGCCACCTACGGCCGCGCGGTCGTCGCCTACGTCGTCTCCTACTCCTTCCTCTACGGCTTCAGCCAGTGGACCGAGGAGGGCTACGGGCTGAGCCCGTTCCGGGCCGGTCTGGTGCAGATCCCCATGTTCCTGGTGGCGATCGGCGTCTCGCTCGTCTCCGGGCGGCGCTCCGGCGTGCGCGGGAAGCTGCTGGTCGGCGCGGCCGGGCAGATCGTCGCCTGCCTGGTGATGCTGACGCTCGGCGCGGGCAGCGCCCTGTGGGCGCTCCTCCTGGTCGCCCTGGTGTTCGGCGTCCCGCAGGGGCTGAACAGCCTGGCCCTGCAGAACTCCGTCTACTTCCAGGCCGATCCCGAGCGGGTCGCCTCCTCGGCGGGGCTGCTGCGCACCTTCGCCTACATCGGCTCGATGATCGCCTCCTCGGCGACCGCAGCGTCCTTCGGGCGGCGCGCCGACACCGGCGGCATGCACCAGCTCGCCTGGATCATGCTCGGCGCCGGTGTGCTCTACCTCCTCGTGACCGTCCTCGACCGCACCCTCGGGCGCACGGCACCCACACCGGCGGACAAGTAGCCCGCCCCTCCCCCGACTTCACCCGAAAGGCACCACCATGTCCCGCACCGCCCTGCTGCTCATGGATCTCCAGGCCGGCCACCTCTCGCACGTGCCCGACGACTACCTGCCCCGCGCGGTGCGCGCCCTGCACACCGCCCGCGCCGCCGGTGTCCCGGTCATCCATGTGGCGCTTCAGCTGCGGCCCGGACACATCGACGCCCACCCGCGCAACAAGACCTTCGGTGCCCTGCCGCCGCACCTGTTCACCCCCGACGACCCCGGCACCGCCATCCACCCCGATGTCGCGCCCGCGGACGGTGAGATCGTCGTCCACAAGAACCGCGTCAGCGCCTTCGCCGGGAACAACCTCCGGCAGATCCTGGCCGCCCAGGGCATCGGCCATCTCGTCCTGGCCGGCATCGCGACCGGCGGGATCGTGCTGTCCACCGCCCTCCAGGCCGCCGATCTCGACTACCGGGTCACCGTGCTGTCCGACGCCTGCGCCGATCCCGACCCCGACCTGCACGACACGCTCGTCGACCGCGTCCTCGCCCGGCGCGGCGAGGTCACCACGGTCGAGGCGTGGGGACGCGCCCTCGGCGCCGCCGCCTGAGCACGCCCCGCCCGTCCGCCGCGGTCACGCCCCGACGACGCCCACGTGCGTGCGGTGGTGGCGCGGCGCGTCGATCTCGTCGAGCAGGGCGATCGCGAAGTCGCCGTGCGAGACGCGGGCGGCCGTGTCGGCGCCGGACAGGCCGTAGCCGCCGGTGCGCGCCCCGGTGGGGTCGAAGTCGCCGGCCGGACTGACGACCACCCAGTCCGGCCCGCCGGCGCAGGCACGCCACACATCGGTGCCGGCCGCGTGCCCGGCGGCGAAGGCTCGGTACTCCCGGGGAAAGCCCGGGGTGTCCATCAGGGGTGTCCCGTCGGAGGTCTCCAGCGCGGCCGACAGGCCGACGGCCACCAGCCGGCCCACCCGCGCCCGCCCCAGCCCGTCGAGGAGCGCGCGGGCGGCGGCCGGGAAGAAGACCTCGGGCCGGGCGCCCGGATCGTAGGCGGCCATGACGGCGGCGTCCCGGCCGGCCGCGAAGGCGGCGACGGCATCCGCGTCGGTGACGTCGCCGGCCAGCAGACGGACCCCCGCCGCTTCGAGACCACGGTGCCCGGCCGGTGTCCGGACGACCGCGGTCACGTGGTGGCCGCGACGCCGGGCCTCCTCGACGGCCGCCCGCCCCACCCGTCCGCCCGCGCCGAACACGATGATCGCGCCCATGAGCCACCCCGCCTCTCCGTGCCTTCGCCTGTTCGCCGAGATGCCCGGAAAGGTAGCCGACCCCGTGGTTTCCGCCCGGATACCGCACTACGGTGGCCCGGTGACCACACCGCTGGACCCGGAGATGTTCGACCCCGTGTGCCCCTCCGGCCTGATGCCGTTCCGCGCGGGCGACAAATGGGCCGGAATGATCATCCAATGTCTCGCGGAGGGCCCCCGGCGGTTCTCCGAACTCCGGGTGCCGCTGCGGAACATCACCCCGAAGGTGCTCACCAAGTCGCTCCGCGCGCTGGAACGTGACGGCTTCGTCGTCCGCACCGAGTCCGCCGGGGCTCCCCGGCACGTCGCGTACCGGCTCACCCCGCTCGGCCGCAGTCTGCTGGGGCTGCTGGACGCAGCGCGGGACTGGGCGGAGGCGCACCTGGACGAGGTGCTCGACGCCCGTGAGGCGGCACAGGCCCGCCTGCCCCGCTGAGGGGGCGGGGCGGCCGTGGTTCAGGTCTGCCGCTGCGGCGCGTACTCCGCCTCCTCCAGGCCGAACGTCCAGGCGACCCCCTCCCGAGCGGTGCGGGTGCGCGGCGGGACGCGCAGCCAGTACGTGCGGTGCGTGCCGTCCGGCTCCGGGGTGGAGTTGACCACCTCGACCATCACCTGCGGCTCGTCGCCCGGCAGTTCCACGCGCCAGAGCACGCCCGTCTCGTCCCGCTGCACCGGCTTGGCGCCGGACTCCTTCAGATAGCGGTCGTAGCCGTAGTGCTCCAGCATCACGCGGCGCAGTTCGGCGTTCTCCTCCTCGCGTATCCGGCGGGGTGTCAGCCCGTCGAGTTCGTCGAGGAACGCGGCGGGCACCGGCATCCCGCGCCAGGCGTACAGCGCGAAGCCGTCGGGGAAGGCGAGCGCGGGGCCGTCGCCTCGGTCGAGCCGGCCCGCCTCGTCCCGGTGCAGCGCCACGGGCCGTTCGCAGACGATCGCGGTCTTCTCGTACGGCCACCACCAGCCCGCGGCGCGGGCCACCGCGGCGATGCCGTCGAGCGCGTCCGCGCCCTCCTGGCCGGCGAAGGCCGCCAGCCAGGCCGCGTCGTGCTGGCCCAGCACCGCGTCCAGGAGCACCAGCCGGACGGCCTGTTCCGCTCCCTGCGCGCCACCGGACTCGTCCGTCACCCCGGTCCGTATGCGGTCCGTCAACATGACCATGCCGTCCCAGAGCCGGGCGCCGGTCAGGGCCCAGTGCCCGGCCCAGCCGGCCGGTCCGAGCCGGTCGAGGAGGCGCCCCCGCGCCGTGGCCCACGGCCGGTCGCGCACCGCGTCGCGGACGCTGCGGCCGGACGTGCCCCGCGCCGTGAGCCGGGCGGCCAGCGCCGCGCCCGCGCGGGGCGAGTCCGCCCAGAGGATGGTCTCCGGCTCGGGCAGGCCCGCCAGCCGGTAGGCCAGGCGCACGCCCTCCTCGGCGGCGGGGCGGTCCGCGGCACCGGTCGCCGCCGCCACCTCCCGCCATTCGCGCACCGCGTCCAGCGGCTCCGATCCGCTCGGTGCCGTGCCGGCCGTCCGCGTGCCCATCGGCTCGGTACCGACCGGCGTCGGCACCGTCGCGTTCCCCGTCGTCATCGTCTTCCCGCTCACCGTCTCCATCGCTTCCCCGCTCACCGAAGTCTCCGTCGCGCCCCGCCGGCTCAGTCCGCCACGCCCCGGACGGCGCCCGGCACGTACTCCCGCTGCCGCACCACGCGGTACCAGCCCTTGGGCAGCGGTATCGCCGCGTGCTCCTCGTGCACCACCCGTCCGCCGTCCGGGAGATGGAGGTAGGCGGCACCGAACGGACCGGCCTCCTGGACCAGGGTCCCCGGCCCGACCACCGCGTGCGCGTGTCCGGTGACCTCCCCGAGCGCCAGCACCAGCCGGCCCCGCGCGTCCCGCGGCCTGCGCGGCAGCCGCTCGGTGCCCGGGGGCACCGCGTCCTCGGCCACGGGCACGATCAGGACGTCTCCCTGCCGGTACATGCGTGTCTCCCTTCCCCGTCGGCACCTGGCGCCGACCGATGTCCACGACGCTACGCGGAGGGTCTGACAACGGCCCCCGCCCCGGCCTTCCCACGGCCCGTCAACCGCGTTGTCAGTGCGGGTTGGTACAACTCTTGGCAACCACCGCACGATCACGGTCCAGGAGGCCAGCGCGTCATGTCGTACGTCGAGCACCTGAAGGAACTGCACGGCCTCCCGGCCTTCGACTTCCCCGCCCCCGAGGAGAAGCGGGAGCTGCCGGGCGCGGGCGAGGTGGCGTGGCGGCTGGCCGTCGACCCCTACGGGGACTCGGACGAGACGTTCGAGGAACTGTGGGAGCGTTTCCTCGGCTCCGTGGACCCCGCCGGGGTGCGCGCGATCGTCGTGGGCCCGTGGGGCGAGGTGTACGACGGCGACTCGGGCGAGGTGGTGGATCTTCTCGTGCGGGCGCGGGACCGGCTGACCGGGCTGCGGGCCGTGTTCATCGGCGACCTGGAGATGGAGGAGGCGGAGATCTCCTGGATCCAGCAGTCCGACGTCACCCCGGTCCTCGACGCCTATCCGCTGCTGGCCGAGTTCGGGAGCCGCGGCGGCAGCGAGCTGCGCTTCCCCGTGGTCCGGCACCGGCACCTGCGCACCCTCCGCTTCGAGGCCGGCGGCCTGCCCGGCGACGTCGTGCGCGGCGTCGCCGCCAGTGAACTTCCCGCGCTGGAGCGCCTGGACATATGGCTCGGTGTGGAGGAGTACGGCGGGGACGCCACCGTCGCCGACCTCGCGCCGCTGCTGGCCGGGGGCGCCTTCCCGGCACTGCGCCACCTCGGCCTGCGCAACAGCGAGATCCAGGACGAGATCGCCGCCGCCGTCGCGGGGGCCCCGGTCGTCGCCCAGCTCACCTCGCTCGACCTCTCCCTCGGCGTGCTCACCGACGAGGGAGTGACGGCGCTGCTCGACGGCCAGCCGCTCACCCACCTGAACCGGCTCGACCTGCGCCACAACTACGTGACCGAGCCGGTGGCGGAGCGGGTCCGGGCGGCGCTGGAACCCTCCGGTGTCGAGGTCGACCTGTCCGAGCCCGGTGACACCTGGGAACACGACGGCGTCGTCCACCGCTACACCGCCGTCGCGGAGTGAGGAGGGCTGCCATGACCTTCGCCGAACACCTCGACACCTTCCACGGACTGCCCGTCTTCACCCTGCCCGAACCGGGCGAGGAGCCGCTGCCGGCCACCGGCGACGTGGCCTGGCGGCTGGACTGCTTCGCGGCCGGGGACCTGCCGTTCCCGGAGGTTTGGCAGAGCTTCAGGGAGCGCGTGCCCAGCGCGGACGTACGGGCCCTGGTCATCGGGCCCTGGTGGCAGGACGAGTACGGCGAACTGCGCCCGGTGCTGGAGCTGCTCCTGGCCGACGCCGAGCGCTTCCCCGCGCTGCGTGCCCTGTTCCTCGCCGACGTCGTCGGCGAGGAGTGCGAGATCTCCTGGCTCCAGCTCACCGATGTCACCCCGGTCCTGGAGCGCTTCCCGCTGCTGGAGGAGCTGGGCGTGCGCGGCGGCACCGGGCTCGGCGAGGAGTCGCTCGCGCTGCGTCCGGTGCGCCATGCGGCCCTGCGCGCCCTCCGGTTCGAGTCGGGCGGTCTGCCCGGGCAGGTGGTGCGGGCGGTCGGCGCCTGTGAACTGCCCGCTCTGGAGCGGCTGGAGCTGTGGCTGGGCGTTGCGGCGTACGGCGGTGACGCGACGGTCGCCGACCTCGCGCCGATCCTGGCCGGCGGTGCCTTCCCGGCGCTGCGTCATCTCGGCCTCCAGGACAGCGAGTTGCAGGACGAGATCGCGACGGCGGTCGCCTCGGCGCCGGTCGTGGCCCAGCTGGAGTCGCTGAGCCTGTCGATGGGCACCCTGACCGACACCGGTGCCGAGGCCCTGCTGAACGGCCAGCCGCTGACCCGTCTGCGGCGGCTCGACCTGCACCACCACTTCGTCGGCGAGGCCATGGCCGACCGGCTCCGCGCGGCCCTCGGCTCCGCCGGGACCGAGGTGGACCTGTCCGACCGGCAGGTCCCGCACCAGTGGCGGAACGAGGAGGGGCGCTATGTGGCCGTCTCCGAGTAGTCCGGCCCCCGGTGCGGGCCCCCGGTTCGCCGTCGTCGGCAACCCCGAGAACCGGCGGTCGACGATGTTCGCCGACGCCGTCCGCGCGGCGGGACACGCCGCGCCGCGGGTGCTCGCCTGGCGGGACGTGCTGCGCGGCCGGTACGCCTTCGCACCGGGCGAGTGGGTGCGGATCGACTCGCCCGGGGAGAACGCGGAGGTCGACCGGCTGCTGCGGGGCACCGACGAGCCCACCCGGGTCGAGGGCACGGCACTGTGGCACCGCCGTTTCACCGCCGCCGTGCGGGAGCTGACGCGAGCGGCGCACCGCGCGGGCGCGGTGACCAGCGCGGACCCGGAGGAGATCGCCGTGCTGTTCGACAAGCGGCGCTGCCATGCCCGGCTCGCCGCCGCGGACGTCCCGGTCCCCCCGGCCCTGACCGGCGGCATCGACGGCTGGGACGCGCTCAAGCGGGGACTCGGGCAGGCCCGGATCCGGCGGGCGTTCGTGAAGCCCGCCCACGGCTCCTCGGCCTCCGGTGTCGTGGCCCTGTCACTGGCCGGCCCCGGCCGGATCAAGGCGACGACGTCCGTGGAACGGACCCCGGACGGCCGGCTGTACAACTCCCTGCGGGTGCGCGACTACACCGCGGAGGGCGAGGTCGCCGCGCTCGTCGACGCCCTGGCCCCGGACGGGATCCATGTGGAGCGGTGGCTGCCCAAGGCCGCGCAGGGCGGCCGGGCGGCCGATCTGCGGGTCGTGGTGGTCGCGGGCCGCGCCACC
This Streptomyces misionensis DNA region includes the following protein-coding sequences:
- a CDS encoding macrolide family glycosyltransferase is translated as MASLPSPSSSPSRRRAHIAMVGIPAVSHVLPSLAVIRELVARGHRVTYANDPSVADLVTGAGAELVPVPSGLPVADNAWPEDPVEVMSVFFDDAVRALPVLRAAYDDDPADLYLYDIGAYAARALAESQRRPLMQLSPTFVAWDGYDQEVAAHIRRLPGADAYRARFTEWLAGCGATTTDVDAFCGPPARSLALIPRAMQPHADRVDTGVVTFVGPCFDQGKAAQDWARPADAEKVLLISLGSAFTRRPEFYRRCLAAYGDLPGWHVVLQIGKYVDPQELGDIPANVEVHSWVPQRAILQQADAFVTHAGMGGCGEGLTAGVPMIAVPQAADQFMNADRLVELGVARRIDTADATADALRTALEELTRDAEVARRSARLRAEARGEGGTGRAADLVEEMLG
- a CDS encoding STM4015 family protein, giving the protein MSYVEHLKELHGLPAFDFPAPEEKRELPGAGEVAWRLAVDPYGDSDETFEELWERFLGSVDPAGVRAIVVGPWGEVYDGDSGEVVDLLVRARDRLTGLRAVFIGDLEMEEAEISWIQQSDVTPVLDAYPLLAEFGSRGGSELRFPVVRHRHLRTLRFEAGGLPGDVVRGVAASELPALERLDIWLGVEEYGGDATVADLAPLLAGGAFPALRHLGLRNSEIQDEIAAAVAGAPVVAQLTSLDLSLGVLTDEGVTALLDGQPLTHLNRLDLRHNYVTEPVAERVRAALEPSGVEVDLSEPGDTWEHDGVVHRYTAVAE
- a CDS encoding STM4014 family protein, coding for MWPSPSSPAPGAGPRFAVVGNPENRRSTMFADAVRAAGHAAPRVLAWRDVLRGRYAFAPGEWVRIDSPGENAEVDRLLRGTDEPTRVEGTALWHRRFTAAVRELTRAAHRAGAVTSADPEEIAVLFDKRRCHARLAAADVPVPPALTGGIDGWDALKRGLGQARIRRAFVKPAHGSSASGVVALSLAGPGRIKATTSVERTPDGRLYNSLRVRDYTAEGEVAALVDALAPDGIHVERWLPKAAQGGRAADLRVVVVAGRATHAVVRTSRHPMTNLHLGGARGDLDAAREAIRAAGGDFASVLEVAERAAACFPGTLCVGVDILPAVGWRRFAVGEVNAFGDLLPRLTGLPGSGAENLDTYAAQVAAAPSAARRTEREEHHHDTPA
- a CDS encoding winged helix-turn-helix transcriptional regulator — its product is MTTPLDPEMFDPVCPSGLMPFRAGDKWAGMIIQCLAEGPRRFSELRVPLRNITPKVLTKSLRALERDGFVVRTESAGAPRHVAYRLTPLGRSLLGLLDAARDWAEAHLDEVLDAREAAQARLPR
- a CDS encoding NAD(P)-dependent oxidoreductase; protein product: MGAIIVFGAGGRVGRAAVEEARRRGHHVTAVVRTPAGHRGLEAAGVRLLAGDVTDADAVAAFAAGRDAAVMAAYDPGARPEVFFPAAARALLDGLGRARVGRLVAVGLSAALETSDGTPLMDTPGFPREYRAFAAGHAAGTDVWRACAGGPDWVVVSPAGDFDPTGARTGGYGLSGADTAARVSHGDFAIALLDEIDAPRHHRTHVGVVGA
- a CDS encoding MFS transporter — protein: MTETRPGAMTKTDGAAFDRRLLPPMMLGSILNPINSTIISVALVPIGKALGAPASQTAWLVSALYLATSLGQPVVGRLIDLFGPRRLFLLSTSLVGVAGVVGTLAPNMAVLIVARVLLGFGTCSGYPAAMALLRSEAKRTGRDSPGGVLTALAVANQTIAVIGPLLGGLLIAAGGWRTTFALNVPLSAVSVVLGLLWLPKPAAAGPAGHGRLVAQLDLPGMALFAATLTSLLLFLMNPHPRTWYLLVVAAAFAAGFALRELRAATPFIDLRVFGGNTPLLATYGRAVVAYVVSYSFLYGFSQWTEEGYGLSPFRAGLVQIPMFLVAIGVSLVSGRRSGVRGKLLVGAAGQIVACLVMLTLGAGSALWALLLVALVFGVPQGLNSLALQNSVYFQADPERVASSAGLLRTFAYIGSMIASSATAASFGRRADTGGMHQLAWIMLGAGVLYLLVTVLDRTLGRTAPTPADK
- a CDS encoding MarR family winged helix-turn-helix transcriptional regulator, with product MSENPSPSPSAVQASRDVRAVISRLRRRILKASEAEDITLGQASVLARLSDKGNVTASELAAAEGMRHQSMTSMVAGLAALGLVKRTPDPDDGRRLLIALTPEGRRRVEQGRQIRTEWLAERLDRCTEEERRTVIAAMAVLERLIHD
- a CDS encoding DUF6745 domain-containing protein; amino-acid sequence: MDAVREWREVAAATGAADRPAAEEGVRLAYRLAGLPEPETILWADSPRAGAALAARLTARGTSGRSVRDAVRDRPWATARGRLLDRLGPAGWAGHWALTGARLWDGMVMLTDRIRTGVTDESGGAQGAEQAVRLVLLDAVLGQHDAAWLAAFAGQEGADALDGIAAVARAAGWWWPYEKTAIVCERPVALHRDEAGRLDRGDGPALAFPDGFALYAWRGMPVPAAFLDELDGLTPRRIREEENAELRRVMLEHYGYDRYLKESGAKPVQRDETGVLWRVELPGDEPQVMVEVVNSTPEPDGTHRTYWLRVPPRTRTAREGVAWTFGLEEAEYAPQRQT
- a CDS encoding cysteine hydrolase family protein, whose product is MSRTALLLMDLQAGHLSHVPDDYLPRAVRALHTARAAGVPVIHVALQLRPGHIDAHPRNKTFGALPPHLFTPDDPGTAIHPDVAPADGEIVVHKNRVSAFAGNNLRQILAAQGIGHLVLAGIATGGIVLSTALQAADLDYRVTVLSDACADPDPDLHDTLVDRVLARRGEVTTVEAWGRALGAAA
- a CDS encoding STM4015 family protein translates to MTFAEHLDTFHGLPVFTLPEPGEEPLPATGDVAWRLDCFAAGDLPFPEVWQSFRERVPSADVRALVIGPWWQDEYGELRPVLELLLADAERFPALRALFLADVVGEECEISWLQLTDVTPVLERFPLLEELGVRGGTGLGEESLALRPVRHAALRALRFESGGLPGQVVRAVGACELPALERLELWLGVAAYGGDATVADLAPILAGGAFPALRHLGLQDSELQDEIATAVASAPVVAQLESLSLSMGTLTDTGAEALLNGQPLTRLRRLDLHHHFVGEAMADRLRAALGSAGTEVDLSDRQVPHQWRNEEGRYVAVSE